A genomic window from Cucumis melo cultivar AY chromosome 8, USDA_Cmelo_AY_1.0, whole genome shotgun sequence includes:
- the LOC103491155 gene encoding uncharacterized protein LOC103491155 isoform X2 yields the protein MAARKRASAPQSVKEPSPKEIDKTHQIKSPVTDDPPIAPPKSGFIFKLILFFSIPYLYLIFYHYKIDLELRRSIIINAGLSLVGFFVTLRMIPVASRYVIRRNLFGYDINKRGTPQGAVKVPESLGIVVGISFLVLAIVFQYFNFTSDSNWLVEYNAALASICFMTLLGFVDDVLDVPWRVKLLLPSFAALPLLMAYAGHTTIIIPKPLIPYLGMDVLDLGWIYKLYMGLLAVFCTNSINIHAGLNGLEVGQTVVIAFAILVHNVMQIGASTDPEYKQAHAFSIYLVQPLLATSLGLLAYNWYPSSVFVGDTYTYFAGMTMAVVGILGHFSETLLIFFFPQVLNFLLSLPQLFGFIACPRHRLPRFDPQTGLLTGTNDGTLVNFFLRIFGRKTEKSLCTYLLVFQGVFCCFCFLLRYLLAGWYK from the exons ATGGCTGCTCGCAAGAGAGCTTCTGCACCCCAATCAGTCAAAGAACCTTCTCCCAAAGAAATTGACAAAACCCATCAAATCAAATCCCCAGTAACAGATGATCCGCCCATTGCGCCACCGAAATCAGGTTTTATCTTCAAGctcattctctttttctctaTCCCATACCTTTACCTCATTTTCTACCACTACAAGATCGACTTAGAGCTTAGAAGGTCAATCATCATCAATGCCGGACTCAGTCTCGTTGGGTTCTTTGTGACTCTGCGGATGATACCTGTTGCCTCTAGATACGTTATTAGGCGTAATCTATTTGGCTATGATATCAACAAACGGGGTACTCCTCAAGGCGCTGTTAAAGT GCCTGAGTCGCTGGGAATTGTTGTGGGGATTTCCTTCTTGGTCTTGGCAATTGTGTTTCAGTATTTTAACTTCACTTCAGACTCAAAT TGGCTTGTTGAGTACAATGCAGCCTTGGCATCTATTTGCTTCATGACGTTGCTTGGATTTGTAGATGATGTTCTTGATGTCCCCTGGAGAGT GAAACTGCTACTCCCATCATTTGCTGCTCTTCCTTTGTTGATGGCTTATGCTGGACACACTACTATTATAATCCCGAAGCCTTTGATTCCATACCTTGGAATGGATGTTTTAGATCTTG GATGGATATATAAGCTTTATATGGGACTATTGGCAGTGTTCTGTACAAACTCCATTAACATCCATGCTGGTCTAAACGGTTTAGAAGTTGGGCAAACAGTTGTCATTGCATTTGCG ATCTTGGTCCACAACGTCATGCAAATTGGAGCGTCGACGGATCCCGAGTACAAGCAGGCCCATGCATTTTCTATTTATCTTGTTCAACCACTATTAGCCACATCTTTAGGCTTGCTCGCTTACAATTg GTACCCTTCATCGGTCTTTGTTGGAGATACTTATACATACTTTGCTGGGATGACTATGGCCGTGGTTGGGATTTTAGGTCATTTTAG TGAAACTCTTCTGATCTTCTTTTTCCCTCAAGTTCTGAACTTCCTTCTGTCACTCCCGCAG TTATTTGGATTTATTGCATGTCCACGTCATCGGCTGCCTAG ATTTGATCCTCAGACTGGATTACTGACTGGAACAAACGATGGAACACTTGTGAACTTTTTCTTGCGAATATTCGGTAGAAAAACAGAGAAATCACTTTGTACCTATCTTCTTGTTTTCCAG GGCGTTTTCTGCTGCTTTTGTTTCTTGCTGAGGTATTTGCTTGCTGGATGGTATAAATGA
- the LOC103491155 gene encoding uncharacterized protein LOC103491155 isoform X1, translating into MAARKRASAPQSVKEPSPKEIDKTHQIKSPVTDDPPIAPPKSGFIFKLILFFSIPYLYLIFYHYKIDLELRRSIIINAGLSLVGFFVTLRMIPVASRYVIRRNLFGYDINKRGTPQGAVKVPESLGIVVGISFLVLAIVFQYFNFTSDSNWLVEYNAALASICFMTLLGFVDDVLDVPWRVKLLLPSFAALPLLMAYAGHTTIIIPKPLIPYLGMDVLDLGWIYKLYMGLLAVFCTNSINIHAGLNGLEVGQTVVIAFAILVHNVMQIGASTDPEYKQAHAFSIYLVQPLLATSLGLLAYNWYPSSVFVGDTYTYFAGMTMAVVGILGHFSETLLIFFFPQVLNFLLSLPQLFGFIACPRHRLPRFDPQTGLLTGTNDGTLVNFFLRIFGRKTEKSLCTYLLVFQVIFLLFCFSSMQGQREKERRKNCSHSVHLYIEKT; encoded by the exons ATGGCTGCTCGCAAGAGAGCTTCTGCACCCCAATCAGTCAAAGAACCTTCTCCCAAAGAAATTGACAAAACCCATCAAATCAAATCCCCAGTAACAGATGATCCGCCCATTGCGCCACCGAAATCAGGTTTTATCTTCAAGctcattctctttttctctaTCCCATACCTTTACCTCATTTTCTACCACTACAAGATCGACTTAGAGCTTAGAAGGTCAATCATCATCAATGCCGGACTCAGTCTCGTTGGGTTCTTTGTGACTCTGCGGATGATACCTGTTGCCTCTAGATACGTTATTAGGCGTAATCTATTTGGCTATGATATCAACAAACGGGGTACTCCTCAAGGCGCTGTTAAAGT GCCTGAGTCGCTGGGAATTGTTGTGGGGATTTCCTTCTTGGTCTTGGCAATTGTGTTTCAGTATTTTAACTTCACTTCAGACTCAAAT TGGCTTGTTGAGTACAATGCAGCCTTGGCATCTATTTGCTTCATGACGTTGCTTGGATTTGTAGATGATGTTCTTGATGTCCCCTGGAGAGT GAAACTGCTACTCCCATCATTTGCTGCTCTTCCTTTGTTGATGGCTTATGCTGGACACACTACTATTATAATCCCGAAGCCTTTGATTCCATACCTTGGAATGGATGTTTTAGATCTTG GATGGATATATAAGCTTTATATGGGACTATTGGCAGTGTTCTGTACAAACTCCATTAACATCCATGCTGGTCTAAACGGTTTAGAAGTTGGGCAAACAGTTGTCATTGCATTTGCG ATCTTGGTCCACAACGTCATGCAAATTGGAGCGTCGACGGATCCCGAGTACAAGCAGGCCCATGCATTTTCTATTTATCTTGTTCAACCACTATTAGCCACATCTTTAGGCTTGCTCGCTTACAATTg GTACCCTTCATCGGTCTTTGTTGGAGATACTTATACATACTTTGCTGGGATGACTATGGCCGTGGTTGGGATTTTAGGTCATTTTAG TGAAACTCTTCTGATCTTCTTTTTCCCTCAAGTTCTGAACTTCCTTCTGTCACTCCCGCAG TTATTTGGATTTATTGCATGTCCACGTCATCGGCTGCCTAG ATTTGATCCTCAGACTGGATTACTGACTGGAACAAACGATGGAACACTTGTGAACTTTTTCTTGCGAATATTCGGTAGAAAAACAGAGAAATCACTTTGTACCTATCTTCTTGTTTTCCAGGTGATTTTCTTGCTTTTCTGTTTTTCTTCTATGCAAGGTcagagggaaaaagaaagaaggaagaattGCTCCCACTCAGTTCATCTTTATATtgaaaaaacataa